Genomic segment of Passer domesticus isolate bPasDom1 chromosome 4, bPasDom1.hap1, whole genome shotgun sequence:
TGCCTGTGGAAGAGCTGTGCTCTGGGCCTGTCTTGCAGTGTCAGGACTGTCTTGCTGCAGCCTGACCCCAGAGTTTGCAATCTTGTCCTTTGTGGCTCTTCTTCAGAAGTGTTGAGCTGGGAAAGCATCAAACAGCATGGCACGTGGCTTGTTGCTAGCCCAAAAGTCAGCCCCATACCCTGccttgccatttcccagtctcgatgcaggagcagggaagcaagtctaagaacagttttaatttaatttgggtCTGGGCTCTTTGCTTGTAATCCAGTCTGACAGAAGGGCTGTGTAGAGGGGAGAGCTCTGGAGGATTAGGCAGGCTGCTTTACCTGGACTGTGCATGgcctgcctgggagaggagtTTGCCATCAGGTCAAGCTTCTCAATGGATGTCTCCTCTTATGCAGAAGGGGAGAGTGAAACACTGCTGACTGTGGGCCCTGCGCAAGTAAGAGCAGGTGTTTTgggagaactgcagctgggaggcttgAGGATGCTTAAATGACAAAGAGTTATTTCCCAGGACTGGTTTtcttgctggctgtgaccactgtgggagctgctgtctgaacaaatctcttctctcttctaggCCTGTTCAAGGAAGAGAACCCTTACGCAAAATTTGAGAATTAGCATCTCCAGacacacccacccaccctggtgaacagtgccttctgcagagccaaaagtctccaggcttcCCCCCACCACCATGGTGCCACTTCAACTGCCACAGAAGATGACCCAAATCCTTGGTGACACCATTGTCCCCTCTCCAGGTGCTTGGTCTGGCCAGACTTTGCTCTTGCCCTGCTGGTGCAAGAAACCATGGTGACAATACTGGAAGATGGggcattttttcctcactcaCCCCAGGGTGGTTGTGGTGTCCAAAGCAATGCACATAACAGCCcttgtcccagccaagggcaaaAGCAATGTCACACATCTCCCTCACTCCTGCCTCACCAAGAACACTTCATGCACACAGAGCTAGcctcttctgctcttcctccccctctttttttttttcttttagtatatGCAAAAGCCAGCAAGAGTTTCCTGACGTAAGGGCTAGCAGGAGGCTTTGGCTGTCACTCCAGGTGCATGCACTTATCCCAGCACATTAGCAGTCCTCTCAAAGAGCACAAGTTTCTGGTGATCTGGTGCTTCCAGGAGGAAGGTCTTACGTGCACCTTCTCACTTGCAACTAAtctggggaaatgccccaaCTCTCCCACCTCTCTGTGCCTTTCTAGAAAGGTGGTCTTGGGCTCAATGGCCACGTCTGTTAGCAATACTGTAAGTTTCAAGTGCATTTACAATATGCTGACTGTATATTAAACTGATTCAATTACTGTTCTGGTCTGAAAGAGTTTAATTCTCcttccacagcaggcacaggttGGGAGTAGTGGCTGATGGAGTTGTCACTGTTATGTGGCTCTGACTCACTGGGGgtagctgggggaggcagaagcAAGGCTGCCTCGGGCTCTTGCTGGGCTTGAAAGGAAcagtctgttcccagagatgttCAGGTGTTAGGAAGAGCTTGGGATGGAAGCAAGGCTGCTCTCtaaggaaggagctggctgttCTGGCAAGAGTTGGGCCTTTTGTCCCCTGGCCTCTCCAGGAGAGAGCCCCTGTGTGCGTGggtggcctgggggctcaggctgcagcccgaGCAGTGTAAGGacctgggtgggaaggggatggagctgcctgctctggagcctgcccaggcccggccctgcagcagccgcagccccgtgtgcaggccgggcagggctgggagagtctgggctgaggagagctgCCCGTGGCCTCCTGCCGGGGAGGCTCCCGTGGGCCGGGGTGAAGCTCTCCCTCTGCACGGCCGGGCTtgtggagctcagcacagcggCCCCAGCTGGGCTCGGGGAGCTGAGGCGCcgggagccctggctgctgccccaggggcagGGCTCGCGGGTGACTTTTAATCCAGATTGTCGCCGGCTACTGCCAGGAGAGGCTCGGGTGGGAGGAACACAGGGCCTGACTCTGCCGAGCTCTGGTGgtggctgctctcccaccttctgtccgggcaggggctgcgccccggggctgccgggcaggagccagggtgGTGCCGAGAGCGCCGTGTCCGGGTGTGCACGGCAGGGAGGTGATGATTcacagatcccggcgtggctggaaTCCCTTGTGCGTGGAGGATGAACTGTGGAGCCCagtgaagagaagggaaagtgcTGAGAGGGGTCCTTCATGTGCTGGCCCAAAGGGCCCGTGGTGCCTCTGCCAGCCAAAggcacagggaaagctgtgggGCCTTTGCTTGAGAGCCAGCAAGGTCCAGGGACAGCTGGTGCCAAAGCCTTTtgagctgcctttcccctgctgggctgcaccaggctcCAGTCCCCCTCCTGTCCTGGAACTGGGACCAGTAAATTCATTTTGGGTACCCTCAGTGCtccactggccctgctcctaGAGCTAAGGAGTGATGTCTGCAAACCTATCAGGGAACTGCAAGCAAGTTCCTCTTCCTGAGACCCCACTTGTGACTGGCTctgtcctcctctgctgagccagggcagcagagagacctgctgggagccaggatggatggtggatggaatgTGGCCATGCCCTGGGAACTTGGAAAGACGGGGTTAATGAGATGTAACAGGGAGCTTGGCTTTGAGACTGAGATTTCTACAGCCCTGCACATAAAGGCCACAAAAAGCTGGCACTAGGCCAATTCCAACCATGTGATAGGAAAGGTGGGACAAACAGCCAGCACTCTGAGAGGCGAAATCCCAGGGGCAGactgagctgtgagcacaggctgcccagctgcatgtGGATAACTGTGCTGGGGCGGCCTGCTGTCATCACAGCCTCTTCCATTCCCTTCACAGCAGGGctatggtggcagcagcagctaggCCCTgaagtgcctgctgctggagagtctGTGCCAAACAACCTGTCTCCTTGCAAAGGTCACAAATTATTCCAAGTGGTGGTGTCAGTGTGTAGTGCTACAATGgtatttccaggaaaataccAGGTATATTTCAGgtatatttcaggaaaagtggTGGAAGAAGCAAACAATTCAACAGATCCTATGCTGtatgccagagctgctgtattTGAAGGGGGAAATGCTCACTGGGGCTGATAAATGGTCAGTGTTATAAATATGGTTAGTAATTCGTGGGAATAAaagatatatcaatatatatatgtataaaatgaacTACTGGTGTACAAGGCGGGGgagagattcttccccaggatggtgaaaccgtggcagatggacagagaggcaccaccacatttacatgtgaaggaaactctgctgcacaggggatgggcattcacaaggacctgcacccagtgaccccaagcgatgatggcccagacaagacacctatctgagaggaccagggccatcaacgccttccatctgaatgctgGATTCCGGGAATCagggaagtgtattattctattcccggacggaggctttgtgcagcccgagCCAGAGAaggaaaccaacttgaatatgaagaactcagaaagaaacaaagacgTTCTGCCGCGGGCGaaataaactgtataagaactgctgccttggagcagccagtgtggacgggGAGGAATTGGCGCTAGCGAGGCCAATCTCACGTTCACCCACATCACCTCCCAGGGGCGGCTGTCcgattgattggtggctgtcgagactgtgTTACGGtcgtgaaataatttttattttttatatttttattaaaattggctatttttcatttttcatctataacaatcagacatttctcatgagtttggagaaagcaggaggCTTGGGGGAGGCAGAACTTTGCAAATAAGCTCTGCCCTGAGAGGAGGTGATTTTAACTGTTGATACTGGTTTTTAAGTAGAGTATGAAGCTGAGAGAGAGGCTGATCATCAGCAGTGTAGCCCAGGCGTCAGTACTGGGACCGGtcatcttccttcttgatagTGGTCTGAATAACGGGGCCCagagcaccctcagcaagtttgctgaatttcctacagtgggaagagctgctgagacACCGGCGGGTGACTCTGCACCCACAAGGGCCTCAacaagctggagaaatgggctgatGGAACCTCCTGAAGCTCAACCAAGGGCCGAGCAGAgtgctcctgctgaggaggtgcagccccagcacacgccatggaaggcagctctgcagagcaggatctctgcaggtcctggtgGGTGTGactggcagagaagggaagggatctGGGCAAACGCTGAGGCGTGCAGCCCACCGCCAGGTGGGTTTTGTGCCATAGAATCTCTGTgggtgggggggctcctgggtgtGTCCCTCAGAGCCCTGTGTTGTCACCACTCATGACCATTATGACACACTTGCGTTACTATAACCACCAGCGTTGGGTAGTGCCAGAGCACTCACGTTgtgacccagagcagctgaggagcttccactgctgccagcatctGAGGAGCCTGTGTGCTACCAGTGTCTGTGGATCTTCCGAGTGCTGTCAGTGACCCAGGaacctgagcactgccagtgACCGAGGAGCCTCTGAGTGACTCCAGTAAGTGAAGACAACCCTCTGAGTTCTGCCAGTGAGTGAAGAGGAGCCTCTTAGTCCTAGTGACTGAGGAACCTCTGAGTGCTGTCAGTGACTGAGGAGCCTCCGAGTGCTCCCAGTGACTGAGAAACCTCTGAATTCCAGAAGTGGGAGCCAAGCCTTCGAGTCCTGCCAGCGGCTGAGAGCAGccaagcccaggagcagcaatggCCGAGGTTAGACAGGAGCCATCAGCGCCACGAGCCGTGCGCGTCTGCCGCATCTGCGTGGATTTCCTGCGCAACCCCGCTGCTGCCGTGGAGCCCTGCGGACACGTGTTCTGCCACGCCTGcatccagccccaggctgccaccGACGCCGCCGCCACCTGCCCCACCTGCCAAGGGCCCATCGGCAGCATCCGTGTGCTGGAGGGCCAGGACAACCCAGCCCCGGTGGCCCCGCgtcgcccccgccgccgcctccatcCCTTCGTGGCGCGGTggcgccagcggcagcagcaggaggcgcAGGAGGATGCGGCTCCTGGAGGTGGCCGGCGCCGAAGACATGCTGATGGCGACAGGGCACCGAGCCCTCTGCCCCGCCAGCGTCCCCGGAGAGAGCAGGATGACCTGAGAAGAAACGGGCTGGGACAGCGGCCACCGAGGGGAATTGCAGCGCTGGCCGCAGGGGACAACCAACACCGTCCCCCTGCGATCTGATTTGATGTGGATCCTGCACAGCCCGTCTGAGCTAAAGACCAGGATGCTGAGACGGGCCTCGTCTAGTTTCTTCTACCTGTTTGGGGATACTTCAAGactgggagagcaggagctgttGGAGGGAAAGCATATAGTTGTAGAAACTTGGGGAGAGGGTAGGATAttgatattaggatattaggatattaggatattagtatattaggatactaggatattaggatattaggatattaggatattaggatactaggatattaggatattaggatactaggacattaggatattaggatattaggatattaggatattagcatactaggatattaggatattaggatattaggatattaggacaTTACGACATtaggacataaggacattaGAACATAtaggacataaggacattaggacataaggacattaGCACATTAGGACATCAGGATATTAGGAtgttaggatattaggatattagctatgaaataaagttttttattcCGTTTGAAACATTGGAAAGCAGTCATTCTTTATCCGCGTCGGACACATGGAAGAGTATCTCCTTTAATGTGATGTGTGTGGTGAGAGTTCACAACAGGGTACTTACTCCATGCTGATCATACATATTCATTACAAGGTACCTCCTAGCTAATACACAAACACCACTTTCCTAGAACTAATTTGCATGCATTCGCCTTTTACTGGAATTACTTTTTTGGTCCTGGAGGTCATCTAAAGGGGTGTCTGGTGGTCATATTCACTGAAGGCTTCAGTATTACTGGTGACCTTACtttgaactttttctttgggcatgcactgttggtttttgttatgtagctcacaaaaaacccctctctAGTCCTCTGTCTGTTTCTCCACTGGTTCCAGCTACATTTATCCTCCTTTGTGCATACCTTTACATCCTTCTATCTTTTTTCTAGTTAGTCCCAAAGCTTTATTCAGCAACTTCAGGGGAACTGAAAATTTCTAGTCTCTGTGTTATTTTTCAAGTCTCcccttttcttgagactgtctcttttagACAATCTCAATACTTCATTTTCCAGCACGAAGTGCTGCAACAACCATAACAGTttgtcctgtgtccaggttCAGACCTTATccactcccctgcccagctggatgCATCCTGTGGGGATGCCTTCATCCatggtggctctggtcctgtggcatccatggtggctctggtcctgGGAGCCACCTGTCTCTGTAAACTGGGGTCTTCCTCCGCCAGATGGGGGTGGAAACAGGTTCTGAACATCAGCACAGattttggctgcagtgctgctgcattgcCTGGACTGTGTCCTGCTGAAGGAGGATTTGGATGAACTGGCTGGGGTAGGGTACCGCCCTCGTGTGCAGCAGGAGGCCTCCTGCAGGatctgtggctctgtgtgtccctgtgtgctcctctgcttctcctggcagcagcttctgtgTCTGGGGCTTGTTTGCTTGAGCTGCTCCATATCTGGTGCTACAGGACTGTATCACCCAGCCACTGCTTGCCCTCATCCTCATAGGGTCCCTCCAGACCGACTCTagctgtgtgccctggctgccctACTGCCACAGCAGATTCTCAGGCTTTTagggaaataaaacccaagagagGAACTCGCAGCTTAGGGCTTTGtcagcagagcaaggcagaaCTTGCCTTGCATTTGGGCTTCCCACCATGACATGGAGCATGTgctgaagctggtggctcttgcagcagcagcatgcactgctgctggcccagtgGTGGGTAGGAGCAGGCTTGGAGGAGCCCAGAGTTTTAAACCACTGAAGCTCTTCAAAGTCCTGAGGtgtcttgttttcttcctgcagatTGTCACCAGTATACGAACAGGAGCTGTGAAGAATGCCTGAAAAATGTCACTGTGAGTAGCAGCAGTGAGGCTCCCAGCCTCTCACCATGCTGAAAAAGTTTCCTTcctggaagcagggctggtcCCCTGCCCTTGTCCCAGACATGCTGCAAATTCCACCCACCTATGAGGGTGAGAGGGCAATCCCTCTCTGGTGCTCTGGAAGGAGGTTGCTAGAAActgggtgggttttgttgtGTGCTTTTTGATTAGAGTAATGGAattgctgagctgcttcctGATGGATGGACGATGTGCTTGGAGAAGGGACTgagtgggctgggctggctggtcaagttcccctccagcagctgggccgtGGCACTGGCTGGGTGCAGGATGTGTGCTGGTGTCCTGCCAGTCCCTGCTGCCTTATCACAGATATCAGCACACTTGAACTTGAGTCAGATCTTGCAGCTGATGTAGCCAGAACCAGTTTGACCAAACCCCTACTGAATGCTGGGGTTGGGGATTGGAGCCACCAGGAGAGGAGCATGCAAAGCTCCGCAGGTGGTCTGTAGTGGCTGGGCACATGCACACCTCTCCTGCTCATCAGCTTTGTGTGTGTAGAGCGCTTTGTCTCAAAGGCTTTCTTCTTATCTCAAAAATAAACGTAAAGGATTTGTGTTATTAATGGTgggattcttaaggctgtcctgggcagggccagtAGTTGGCTCAATGATCCTTAtcagtcccttccagctcaggacagtCTACAATTCTAAGCCAGGAGAAGGATTCTCAGCATCTTTACTTGCTCGAGAGCTCTGCgctcccctctcctgcctctcctggtgtgatctgtgctcacacagctctTACTCCTGAGCGCCCTGTTGCTGCTGGGTGCTGTCTCGTGAGCCAGCAgaggtggccctgtgctgtggctgccaaGCAAAGCGAGGGTCGCTGTCAGTGCAGCAGTAACgctgtgctgcctgctcctgtgtcCTAGTGCCTGtggtgtgccagcagcaggaggtgcaTGGAGTACCCCGTCCGAAGAATCCTCCCGCCGGCCGACCTGTGCGAGCTCCGCTCGGCGCGCTGGGGAGTCTGCTGGGGtgagtgccagcctggctggtgACTGTGACAGtgcttgctgctgtgggaggttcccctgcctcccagctctctgccagtGTAGCAGTGACAGGCTGAAGGCAGTCAAGGTTCTGCAAACCTCCTGAAGCGTGGGCGGGGAAGCAGAGTATGAGCAGTTCCCTGCCTTCTGGCAAGTAGGACCTGTGAGGATTTAGCTACTCCAAAATACATCCCTTATGCTTTGGTGTGATGGAGGCTCCAGACATGGCTAGCGCCTGGGAACAGGAGTGGAAGGTTCTCTGTGGgcctctgcagccctcctgGTGTCTGAATCCCAGatctctcctctgcagctggcaggtcACTCTGTGCACTGCTTCTGGTTCTTCACGTGGCTGCTGTCCCAGGTGGGCTCCTGGAACCAGAGGTGTGATGACTTCTCTGGGAACCTGTGTGTGCTTCTAGTGCTGAGTGTACCGTGGTCCTGCTCAGCTCTCACCCACCTGAGAAAAAACCTCTTCTAAAACTACCCCTGCACATGCAGGTCTCCTCTGGGAGCTTTCTCTggtgggcagctgcctctcctccctgctgctctgttttctgaagGATTTCTGGAGAGATTGGTGCCTTGTTCAGACCAAGCTTAGTGCATATTCATGCTCATAGAGAAGCCAGCTTTTGGGggctggagaaggaaggaagcaagCTGGGGCCTGGTTGCACTCACCCACCCCCTTGATGAGGAGCCTGGTGCTGAATTGCCGTTGCCTGTTATCTTTTGTGCTTGAGGCTGGGCTCTCTTGTCTGCCCACAAGAGTTCATACTGCTCTTATGCTTGTGGAAGAATCTCCTCTTTGTGAGCCCTGTGGTATGCTTTTCTGAAACTTCTGTAAGACCTTGAAGTGCTAGTTTTGATGTGAGTAGCTTCGAAGATCACATTCCTTAGCTTGCAAAACTCGCTATAGAGAAGATTAGTCCTGTGGGAGATTAGCTCTTATGTGATTCTGcatttttggtgtgtgtgacTTAGCCTCTGTCATCAGCTGGAGGAGTGCCTGGTGCTCTGCCTCAGACCTCTCTGTGTGGGAAGGGGGGAGCTGAACCCCAGGCTCATCCTGAAACCCCAAAAGGGTTTCAGAAGCACTGACACTGCTGGagtcagctcaggctggagtacCTAAAAGAGGATCTCTTTAGAACagataaaaggaagaagtttCTTACAATAAGGGTGATGAGAcagtggcacaggttgcccagagaggtgctgaatgccccatccctggaaacgttcaaggtcaggttggataggactgtgagcagcctggtctagtgaaagatgGAGTTGGACTAAATGACCTTCAAGTGCTCTGAGCAGGTTCAGGTGCACTGAAATTTCTGTAGCCTGGCTGTCGTGTGCAAAGTGGCTCCTAAACAAATATTTCCACAGGCACAATTCTGTGAACAGCCTGAACCACACTTGGAAGAACCTCCTCTTTGTTGTTGCCTGAAATCCTTGGCATGTAGATGtgtcagttttggctggtgtCTCTACTGCCATtactgcaggagctgagtgggATGAGCAGGGACCAGGGCTCACGGCTGCTGCCTCGCCATGTTCCAGCAGGCTTTGTTCTGTGTGTGGGCaagcagagccccccagccctggggagacgTGGTAGTCAGGTGCAGGAAGCAGGACTTGGCCCtcagctgcctgagcagcactgctggccccaacctgacagattttttttcagtttatctcTTGCCCAAGGACTTCAGATGCCGCTAAGTGCTCATCTCATCAGAGATGTCTTCTGAGGCTGGCTCCCATGGACAGTAATTCCTCCCTGTCAG
This window contains:
- the LOC135299825 gene encoding pituitary tumor-transforming gene 1 protein-interacting protein-like; the encoded protein is MAEVRQEPSAPRAVRVCRICVDFLRNPAAAVEPCGHVFCHACIQPQAATDAAATCPTCQGPIGSIRVLEGQDNPAPVAPRRPRRRLHPFVARWRQRQQQEAQEDAAPGDCHQYTNRSCEECLKNVTCLWCASSRRCMEYPVRRILPPADLCELRSARWGVCWVNFEALIIAMSVVGGTLLIMLGVCCCCCCCKKKSKKPDKDDERAAREREKRRVRQEERRAEMKSRHDEIRRKYGLFKEENPYAKFEN